In a single window of the Nodularia spumigena CCY9414 genome:
- a CDS encoding glycosyltransferase, translating to MIYFLTVNYYSTNLLTKLINSFPTDQNIPYKVLIINNSPEDTDINQIQGQSVQIIHAEGNIGFGNACNLGIEYIFNEDQQAIIWIINPDAYLPKNSLAEVNIFFDSHSDLSIVGTIIYTPEGEVWFAGGRFLPKIGAIIQEDLLTYTDKPYVICDWVSGCSLMINLRNFSEVPLFDPVYFLYYEDFDFCQRYANQGYLIAVTNQVSVIHQPSSITNRNVFLKIKYSTYSYLITLEKYTNLAIQIIRLTRLILYAIILIAIKPQVSLGKIQGVLMYLRRCLTPRN from the coding sequence ATGATTTACTTTTTAACAGTTAACTATTATTCTACGAATCTGTTAACTAAATTAATCAATTCATTCCCCACAGACCAAAATATTCCTTACAAAGTTTTAATCATCAATAATTCTCCTGAAGATACTGATATTAATCAGATTCAAGGTCAATCTGTGCAGATTATTCATGCTGAAGGTAATATAGGCTTTGGTAATGCTTGCAACTTAGGAATTGAATATATTTTCAATGAAGATCAACAAGCAATTATTTGGATAATTAATCCTGATGCTTATTTGCCAAAAAATTCTTTAGCAGAAGTTAATATTTTTTTTGATTCTCATTCAGATTTATCAATTGTTGGTACTATTATTTATACACCTGAAGGTGAAGTTTGGTTTGCAGGTGGTCGCTTTCTTCCTAAAATAGGTGCAATTATTCAGGAAGACTTGTTAACATACACAGATAAACCCTATGTGATTTGTGACTGGGTTTCAGGCTGTAGTTTAATGATTAATTTACGGAATTTTTCGGAAGTTCCTTTGTTTGACCCGGTTTACTTTCTATATTATGAAGATTTTGATTTTTGTCAACGCTATGCTAATCAAGGATATTTAATTGCTGTAACGAATCAGGTTAGTGTAATTCATCAACCATCGTCAATTACCAATAGAAATGTTTTTCTCAAAATTAAATATAGTACATACAGCTATTTAATTACATTAGAAAAATATACAAATTTGGCAATACAAATAATCAGATTAACTAGGCTGATTCTGTACGCTATTATTTTGATTGCTATCAAACCTCAAGTATCACTAGGAAAAATTCAGGGGGTGTTAATGTATTTGCGGAGATGTCTAACTCCCAGAAACTAG
- a CDS encoding glycosyltransferase family 4 protein — protein MNISDNSGSHQLIINLSILLPQPTGISNYAQNIFPYLKSLEPTLLTSQKSSEFKCYPVRDNLTPAQGTKGHLRRLLWTQFQLPQIYKNLKSKLLFSPLPEAPLNSNCRFVVMSHDLIPLRFPKRFSPLTPYHRYYIPQVLKQAQHIICNSQATAQDIIDFYHVSASKITPIPLAYNCQHFRPMREKRRENQRYFLYLGRHDPYKNLHRLIAAFAALRNRDEYELWLAGPIDKRYTPVLQAQVAELGITQLVKFLNYVSYNELRKIIHGAIALVFPSLWEGFGLPVVEAMACGTPVITSNLSSLPEVAADAAILINPYIIAEITDAMQMIAEDMAVRSHLSTLSIKRANQFSWEKTGLATAEVLSRYL, from the coding sequence ATGAATATATCCGATAATTCTGGTTCTCATCAATTAATTATTAACTTATCCATTCTTTTACCTCAACCCACAGGTATTAGTAACTATGCTCAAAATATTTTTCCTTATTTAAAATCTCTTGAACCTACTTTATTAACATCACAAAAATCCTCGGAATTTAAATGCTATCCGGTTCGTGATAATCTGACTCCCGCTCAAGGGACAAAAGGGCATTTGCGCCGCTTATTGTGGACACAATTTCAACTACCGCAAATCTATAAAAATCTTAAATCAAAACTGTTATTTTCCCCGTTACCCGAAGCGCCTCTTAATAGTAACTGTCGTTTTGTGGTCATGTCTCATGACTTAATACCTTTGCGCTTTCCCAAACGCTTCTCGCCGTTAACACCTTACCATCGTTACTACATTCCCCAAGTCCTCAAACAAGCGCAACACATAATCTGCAATTCCCAAGCGACAGCCCAGGATATAATCGATTTTTACCACGTTTCCGCCAGCAAAATTACGCCGATTCCTTTGGCTTATAATTGCCAACATTTTCGCCCGATGAGAGAAAAACGGCGAGAAAATCAGCGTTATTTTCTCTACCTGGGACGACACGATCCCTATAAAAATTTACATCGACTCATAGCTGCTTTTGCGGCGCTACGAAATAGGGATGAATATGAATTATGGTTAGCTGGTCCCATCGATAAGCGTTACACTCCAGTTTTACAAGCGCAGGTTGCAGAACTGGGAATAACTCAGTTAGTAAAGTTTCTCAATTATGTATCGTATAACGAATTACGAAAGATTATTCATGGTGCGATCGCTTTAGTGTTTCCCAGTCTGTGGGAAGGCTTTGGTTTGCCGGTTGTCGAAGCAATGGCTTGTGGGACTCCGGTAATTACTTCTAACCTTTCTTCTCTCCCAGAAGTTGCAGCCGATGCTGCGATTTTAATCAATCCTTATATTATAGCAGAAATTACCGACGCTATGCAGATGATAGCTGAAGATATGGCAGTGCGATCGCACCTCTCCACCCTAAGTATAAAAAGAGCCAATCAATTCAGTTGGGAAAAAACCGGACTGGCTACCGCCGAAGTTTTATCACGCTATTTATGA
- a CDS encoding Uma2 family endonuclease encodes MVVQTPPRQYSIEEYLAHEETAEYRSEYRNGEILPMTGGSINHNQIIVNLVIALGLALRERDYHVYTSDLRLWIPHYREYTYPDILIIKDEAIFQEGRTDTVLNPSIIFEVLSKSTSSRDRGDKFTYYRSIPELQEYILIDQYQIHIEQFSKTPEANWLLRESDNEDGVLTLASANCQIPHRQIYERVKFENQPE; translated from the coding sequence ATGGTTGTGCAAACTCCCCCCCGGCAATATTCTATAGAAGAATACCTAGCACATGAAGAGACGGCTGAGTATCGCAGCGAATACCGTAATGGAGAAATTTTACCAATGACTGGAGGCTCGATTAATCATAATCAAATTATTGTCAACTTAGTAATTGCTCTAGGTCTTGCTCTGAGAGAACGAGATTACCACGTTTATACTAGCGATTTGCGTTTATGGATTCCTCATTACCGAGAATACACATATCCTGATATTCTAATCATCAAAGATGAAGCTATATTCCAAGAGGGACGCACAGATACAGTGCTAAATCCGAGCATCATTTTTGAGGTACTTTCTAAATCTACCAGTAGTAGAGATAGAGGCGATAAATTTACCTATTACCGTTCCATCCCGGAACTTCAAGAATATATATTAATTGACCAATATCAAATTCATATTGAGCAGTTTAGTAAAACTCCAGAAGCTAACTGGCTATTAAGAGAATCTGACAATGAAGACGGAGTTTTAACTTTAGCTTCCGCAAATTGCCAAATTCCCCATCGCCAGATTTACGAGAGAGTGAAATTTGAAAATCAACCAGAGTAG
- a CDS encoding GDP-mannose 4,6-dehydratase, translating into MTKKALITGLTGQDGSYLAEILLTKGYEVFGLVRRSSTSNLERISHLSGEVKIVSGDLLDQCSLMDVITDSQPDEIYNLASQSYVPLSWTQPSLTAEYTALGVSRLLESIRRCKSDARFYQASSSEVFGQPDESPQSERTAFRPRNPYGVAKAYAHWMTVNYRQKYDLYCCCGITYTHESPRRGTEFVFRKITHAAAQIKLGLANELKLGNLEARRDWCYAKDAVYAMWLMLQQEQPEDYIIASGETHSVKELVECAFNYVGLNWQDYVVVDPTFYRPDEPVQLVGSIDKIKTELGWQPQHSFEPMVELMVDYDLKKLCADSRSA; encoded by the coding sequence GTGACTAAAAAAGCCCTAATTACTGGACTAACTGGACAAGACGGTTCCTATCTCGCCGAAATCCTCCTCACCAAAGGTTACGAAGTATTCGGACTAGTGCGCCGTTCCAGCACCAGCAATTTAGAACGTATTAGCCACCTTTCCGGCGAAGTTAAAATAGTATCCGGTGATCTCCTCGATCAATGTTCCTTAATGGACGTAATTACAGACTCACAACCAGATGAAATCTATAACCTCGCCTCTCAAAGCTACGTCCCCCTGTCTTGGACTCAACCCTCCCTCACCGCAGAATACACAGCCCTCGGTGTTTCCCGTCTCTTAGAATCAATTCGTCGCTGTAAATCCGATGCAAGATTCTATCAAGCTTCCAGTAGTGAAGTTTTTGGTCAACCCGACGAATCACCCCAAAGTGAACGCACCGCTTTTCGTCCCCGTAACCCCTACGGTGTTGCTAAAGCTTACGCCCACTGGATGACTGTTAACTATCGCCAAAAATATGACCTCTACTGCTGCTGTGGTATTACCTACACTCATGAATCGCCCCGACGTGGGACGGAGTTTGTATTTCGTAAAATCACCCACGCCGCAGCCCAAATTAAACTCGGTTTGGCAAATGAATTAAAATTAGGTAATTTAGAGGCTCGTCGTGATTGGTGTTATGCCAAAGATGCTGTTTATGCTATGTGGCTGATGTTACAACAAGAGCAACCCGAAGATTATATTATTGCCAGTGGTGAAACTCATTCGGTCAAAGAACTCGTTGAATGTGCTTTCAATTATGTTGGTCTAAATTGGCAAGATTATGTTGTAGTTGACCCTACATTTTACCGTCCTGATGAACCAGTGCAGTTAGTTGGTTCCATTGATAAAATTAAAACTGAGTTAGGTTGGCAACCTCAACATAGTTTTGAGCCAATGGTTGAGTTAATGGTTGATTATGACCTCAAAAAATTGTGCGCTGACAGTAGGTCGGCGTAA
- a CDS encoding response regulator — protein MTLILVIEDEEQIRLNIQEILVLADFSVVTSSDGVRGLNLAKVKLPNLIICDIMMPGMDGLEVLQNLRNDPQTANIPLIFLTAKSERDDLRQGMNLGADDYITKPFEPREILQAVKARLERQAVSTQQYLNEQDKVAKIQQKIKESGTNLEVYQQLSQMRENILDQLSQDLRNPLSSINMALHMLKECKVEEQGQRYLDIIQHEYAREVKLLNEVDNLRELLTDDNTKLLKQFNLLNSLNLNND, from the coding sequence ATGACTTTGATTTTAGTGATTGAAGATGAAGAGCAAATTCGTTTAAATATCCAAGAGATTCTGGTACTAGCAGATTTTTCTGTCGTAACCTCAAGCGATGGTGTAAGAGGGTTGAATTTAGCCAAGGTTAAATTGCCTAATTTAATTATTTGTGACATTATGATGCCAGGGATGGATGGTTTGGAAGTGTTACAAAACCTGCGGAATGATCCCCAGACGGCTAATATTCCATTAATTTTTCTCACCGCGAAATCAGAGCGTGATGATTTGCGTCAAGGGATGAATTTGGGAGCAGACGATTACATTACTAAACCTTTTGAGCCGCGTGAAATTTTACAAGCAGTCAAAGCACGCTTAGAAAGACAAGCAGTTTCAACACAGCAGTACCTGAATGAACAAGATAAAGTTGCAAAAATTCAGCAGAAAATAAAAGAAAGTGGGACAAATTTAGAAGTTTATCAGCAATTATCTCAGATGAGAGAGAATATCTTAGATCAGCTTTCCCAGGATTTACGCAATCCTCTTTCTAGTATTAACATGGCACTTCATATGCTGAAGGAATGCAAAGTTGAGGAACAGGGTCAGCGATATTTGGACATAATACAACACGAATATGCGCGTGAGGTAAAATTGTTGAACGAAGTTGATAATCTGCGAGAATTATTGACTGATGATAATACAAAGTTACTGAAACAATTTAATTTGCTAAACTCCCTAAATTTAAATAATGATTAA
- the pyk gene encoding pyruvate kinase, which produces MQLRDSLRRTKIVATIGPATSSPEMLKAIIEAGATTLRLNFSHGTHADHQRSIRLIRQTAFELNQPVAILQDLQGPKIRLGKFEHGSIILAKGDRFTLTNRPVIGSQEISCVTYDHLAEEVPVGAKILLDDGRVEMLVENINRDKGDLHCSVTVPGKLSNNKGVNFPGVYLSIKAMTDKDRDDLMFGLDQGVDWVALSFVRNPQDMIEIKELISSTGKQVPVIAKIEKHEAIEQMEEVLALCDGVMVARGDLGVELPAEDVPVLQKRLIATANRLGIPIITATQMLDSMVSNPRPTRAEVSDVANAILDGTDAVMLSNETAVGDFPVEAVATMARIAERMEQEEVLHSVVPPQRNNRRSIPNAISQAVGQIAEQLGAAAIMTLTQTGATARNVSKFRPHTPILAVTPHVNVARQLQMVWGVKPLLVLGLPSTGQTFQAAINVAQEHNYLSEGDLVVMTAGTLQGVSGSTDLVKVEVVTAVLGQGIGLGQGSVSGRARVAHTAMQVSNFNPGDILVAPRTDADFVEAIRKAAGIITEDESLTSHAAVIALRLGVPVIVGVKTATSVIHDGAIVTLDLQRGLVYSGAVGTP; this is translated from the coding sequence ATGCAATTAAGAGACTCTCTACGCCGGACAAAAATTGTTGCTACAATTGGGCCTGCCACTAGCAGCCCAGAAATGCTGAAGGCGATTATTGAAGCGGGTGCAACGACACTGCGGCTCAACTTCTCCCACGGTACTCATGCCGACCATCAGCGTAGTATTCGCTTAATTCGGCAAACTGCCTTTGAATTAAATCAGCCCGTGGCCATTCTCCAAGACTTGCAAGGGCCAAAAATTCGCTTAGGTAAGTTTGAACATGGGTCGATAATTTTAGCAAAAGGCGATCGCTTCACCTTGACAAATCGCCCAGTTATCGGTTCACAAGAAATTAGCTGTGTTACCTACGATCATTTGGCAGAAGAAGTGCCTGTAGGTGCAAAAATTCTCCTTGATGATGGACGAGTAGAAATGCTCGTAGAAAATATTAACCGTGACAAAGGTGATTTACATTGTTCTGTCACAGTCCCTGGTAAGTTGTCGAACAACAAAGGTGTCAACTTTCCCGGTGTTTACCTATCCATCAAGGCCATGACCGACAAAGACCGCGATGACCTGATGTTTGGTCTAGATCAAGGTGTAGACTGGGTAGCACTTTCCTTTGTCCGCAACCCCCAGGACATGATCGAAATTAAAGAGCTAATTTCTAGCACAGGTAAGCAGGTTCCAGTCATTGCCAAAATTGAAAAACATGAAGCCATTGAACAAATGGAAGAAGTTCTGGCTTTATGTGATGGCGTAATGGTTGCTAGAGGGGACTTAGGTGTAGAACTCCCGGCTGAGGATGTCCCTGTATTGCAAAAGCGGCTGATTGCGACAGCCAATCGCTTAGGGATTCCCATCATCACCGCTACCCAAATGTTAGATAGCATGGTGAGCAACCCCCGCCCCACTCGTGCGGAAGTTTCAGACGTAGCTAATGCCATTTTAGATGGCACAGATGCCGTGATGCTATCGAATGAAACTGCTGTGGGCGACTTTCCCGTGGAAGCCGTCGCCACAATGGCCAGAATTGCCGAACGCATGGAACAGGAAGAAGTACTGCATTCAGTCGTCCCTCCACAGCGCAATAATCGGCGTTCTATTCCCAATGCTATTAGTCAAGCCGTGGGACAAATTGCTGAACAGTTAGGAGCTGCGGCAATTATGACCCTGACGCAAACAGGAGCTACAGCTCGCAATGTCTCCAAATTTCGTCCCCATACGCCTATTTTAGCTGTGACACCCCATGTAAATGTGGCACGACAGTTACAAATGGTTTGGGGAGTTAAACCCTTATTAGTGCTGGGGCTACCTTCCACAGGGCAGACATTTCAAGCAGCTATCAATGTGGCGCAAGAGCATAATTACCTATCTGAGGGTGATTTGGTGGTGATGACTGCTGGTACACTCCAAGGTGTTTCAGGCTCAACGGATTTGGTCAAGGTGGAAGTTGTCACAGCTGTTCTAGGTCAGGGTATTGGTTTGGGACAAGGTTCTGTCAGTGGTCGTGCGAGAGTGGCTCACACTGCTATGCAGGTGAGTAATTTTAATCCTGGAGATATCTTGGTTGCACCCCGCACCGATGCCGATTTTGTCGAGGCGATTCGGAAAGCTGCTGGTATTATTACTGAAGATGAGAGTCTAACAAGTCACGCGGCAGTCATTGCTTTACGTCTCGGTGTCCCTGTGATTGTGGGTGTGAAGACAGCAACGTCAGTAATTCATGATGGCGCAATTGTAACTTTGGATCTGCAACGGGGTTTGGTTTACTCTGGAGCAGTGGGAACTCCTTAA
- a CDS encoding ABC transporter substrate-binding protein, whose amino-acid sequence MTRFSLTTRRWRGIPQFLSLFCLCVLLVVSCAPRQQTTTLSPSTGDGRITVGTTLKPRTLDPADTYELASLSLVLNMSDRLYTYEPGSTEIKPQLATALPQVSADGLTYTIPLRQGVVFHDDTPFNAKAMEFSIQRFIENKGKPSFLLSDTVASVKATDEYELTIGLKKPFAAFPALLAFSGACAVSPTAYEIGAGKFQPNTFVGTGPYKLAQYGTDSLRLDVFDKYWGEKPANQGVNVQIQTSPVNLFNAFSTGTVDVAYLSLQPDQIRSLQAGAKKGDWQTITAEGSVVSYMVLNRNQKPLDQPEVRSAIASMIDRPLINERVLLGQADPLYSMIPTTFNVSQPVFKDKYGDANFAQAKELLTKAGFSNENPAKVQIWYPSSSANRSLAAQTLKSLAAQEMEGMLQIEISNVESATFFKDISRGIYPAALVDWYPDFLDPDNYVQPFLSCEKGSNAQGCEDGSSKNQGSFYYSEAINKLIAQQRQEQNPEARQQIFTDIQTQVADDVPYIPLWQTKDYIFAQNGVDNVQLDPTQNLIYKSIKKTVTPKS is encoded by the coding sequence ATGACCAGGTTTTCCTTGACTACAAGACGATGGCGTGGGATTCCCCAATTTTTATCATTGTTTTGTCTGTGTGTACTTTTGGTTGTGAGTTGCGCTCCTCGCCAGCAGACAACGACTTTATCACCTAGTACGGGTGATGGTAGAATTACTGTCGGTACAACACTCAAACCTCGAACCCTCGATCCGGCTGATACTTATGAGTTGGCTTCTTTGAGTTTAGTGTTAAATATGAGCGATCGCCTGTACACTTATGAACCAGGTAGCACAGAAATTAAACCCCAATTGGCGACAGCATTACCCCAAGTCAGTGCTGATGGTTTAACTTACACCATCCCTTTGCGTCAAGGAGTGGTATTCCACGATGACACTCCCTTTAACGCCAAAGCAATGGAGTTTAGCATTCAGCGATTTATTGAGAATAAGGGTAAACCCTCTTTCCTATTATCGGACACAGTGGCTTCAGTGAAAGCCACAGATGAGTATGAATTAACAATCGGGTTAAAAAAACCATTTGCCGCGTTTCCCGCACTGTTAGCATTTTCTGGAGCCTGTGCAGTGTCGCCCACAGCTTACGAAATTGGGGCGGGTAAATTTCAGCCTAACACTTTTGTGGGGACTGGCCCTTATAAGTTAGCGCAGTATGGTACAGATTCCCTGAGATTGGATGTATTTGACAAATATTGGGGAGAAAAACCAGCTAATCAGGGCGTAAACGTGCAGATTCAAACTAGCCCGGTGAATTTGTTTAATGCTTTCAGTACAGGTACAGTGGATGTGGCTTATCTATCCTTACAACCTGATCAAATTCGCAGCTTACAAGCAGGAGCCAAAAAAGGGGATTGGCAAACAATCACTGCTGAGGGTAGTGTAGTTAGTTATATGGTATTGAACCGGAATCAAAAGCCTTTAGATCAGCCAGAAGTTCGATCTGCGATCGCCTCCATGATTGACCGTCCACTAATAAATGAACGAGTTTTACTTGGTCAAGCTGATCCACTATATAGCATGATTCCCACCACTTTCAATGTTTCTCAACCAGTATTTAAAGATAAATATGGTGATGCTAACTTTGCTCAAGCTAAAGAATTATTAACTAAAGCTGGTTTCTCCAACGAAAATCCCGCAAAAGTGCAAATTTGGTATCCTTCTAGTTCAGCTAATCGCAGTTTAGCAGCACAAACCCTGAAATCTCTGGCTGCTCAAGAAATGGAGGGAATGTTGCAAATAGAAATTAGTAATGTTGAAAGTGCTACTTTCTTTAAAGATATATCTAGGGGTATATATCCAGCCGCTTTGGTTGACTGGTATCCAGACTTTTTAGATCCAGATAATTATGTCCAGCCATTCTTATCTTGTGAAAAAGGCTCGAATGCTCAAGGCTGTGAAGATGGAAGTAGTAAAAATCAGGGTTCATTTTACTATAGCGAAGCCATTAATAAACTCATTGCTCAACAACGCCAAGAGCAAAACCCGGAAGCGCGTCAGCAAATTTTTACAGACATCCAAACACAAGTAGCTGATGATGTTCCTTACATCCCTTTATGGCAAACCAAAGACTATATATTTGCACAAAACGGTGTTGATAATGTGCAACTTGACCCGACGCAGAATTTAATCTATAAGTCTATCAAGAAAACAGTTACACCAAAATCTTGA
- the crtR gene encoding beta-carotene hydroxylase, with product MLTLEAQKSLKIPPREFLAPPGDFNPTLLLFLSTVTMLVLSNFGYWLWQWPDWLCFTINTIALHCAGTVIHDACHQSAHRNRVINAMLGHGSALILAFAFPVFTRVHLQHHAHVNDPKNDPDHYVSTGGPLWLIAVRFLYHEVFFFQRRLWRKYELLEWFVSRLIVVTIFYISIQYHFLGYILNFWFIPAFLVGIALGLFFDYLPHRPFAERDRWKNARVYPGKLLNILILGQNYHLIHHLWPSIPWYNYQPAYYAMKPLLDEKGSPQTSGLLQKKDFFEFVYDIFVGIRFNRHHE from the coding sequence ATGCTCACATTGGAGGCACAGAAGTCACTGAAAATCCCCCCCAGGGAATTTTTAGCGCCTCCTGGTGATTTTAATCCGACACTGTTGCTGTTTTTATCGACGGTAACAATGTTGGTCTTATCTAACTTCGGTTACTGGCTATGGCAATGGCCAGACTGGTTGTGTTTTACCATTAATACCATTGCTTTACATTGTGCTGGCACTGTGATTCACGATGCTTGTCACCAATCTGCCCATCGCAACCGTGTGATTAATGCCATGTTAGGGCATGGTAGCGCTTTGATATTAGCTTTCGCTTTTCCAGTATTTACACGGGTACATTTACAGCATCACGCCCATGTGAATGACCCCAAAAACGACCCAGATCATTACGTCTCTACAGGGGGACCGTTGTGGTTGATTGCGGTGCGTTTTTTGTATCATGAGGTGTTTTTCTTTCAACGGCGACTGTGGCGCAAGTATGAATTATTAGAATGGTTCGTCAGCCGCTTAATTGTCGTGACAATTTTTTATATTTCGATTCAGTATCACTTTTTAGGCTATATTCTCAATTTTTGGTTTATACCGGCGTTTTTGGTGGGGATAGCACTAGGATTATTTTTTGATTATTTACCACATCGTCCGTTTGCGGAGCGCGATCGCTGGAAAAATGCCCGCGTCTATCCTGGTAAACTACTGAATATCCTGATTTTGGGACAGAATTACCACCTCATACATCATTTATGGCCTTCGATTCCTTGGTATAATTACCAGCCTGCTTATTATGCGATGAAGCCGTTATTGGATGAAAAAGGTAGTCCTCAGACATCGGGGTTATTGCAGAAAAAAGACTTTTTTGAATTTGTGTATGACATCTTTGTAGGAATCAGATTTAATCGTCATCACGAATAG
- a CDS encoding papain fold toxin domain-containing protein, translating to MTNGKVHSQLSAIAEIQIFECVSCAIALRQFLINQKVSGKQISLSTGTTEDPFCNIYHERLQQNISINGRHEAIAVEIDGQELIFDNIHPEGISRVESINKRSNL from the coding sequence ATGACCAATGGGAAGGTTCACAGTCAACTGAGTGCGATCGCGGAAATTCAAATTTTTGAATGTGTTTCCTGTGCGATCGCCCTGCGGCAATTCCTCATAAATCAAAAAGTTTCCGGTAAACAGATTAGCCTATCTACAGGGACTACAGAAGATCCCTTCTGCAATATTTATCATGAACGCCTCCAACAAAACATCTCTATCAACGGAAGACATGAAGCGATCGCTGTAGAAATTGATGGACAGGAACTCATCTTTGACAACATCCACCCCGAAGGAATTTCCAGAGTAGAGAGCATAAATAAACGGAGTAATCTGTAG
- the iscB gene encoding RNA-guided endonuclease IscB gives MSNFVLVLDTNKKPLTPIHPGDARFLLNQQKAAVFRRFPFTIILKEPKSEVPTQPIELKIDPGSKTTGFALVQNNKVIWGMELQHRGLAIKESLETRKGVRRGRRSRHTRYRQARFLNRTKPQGWLAPSLSHRVLTINTWVKRLCNFAPITDIVEELARFDLQQLENPEISGFEYQQGELQGYEVREYLLNKWNRKCAYCTAENVPLQVEHIKPKAKGGTNRISNLCLACEKCNIKKGTQDIEKFLAKKPELLKQILSQAKRPLKDASAVNSTRWALFNKLKETGLPITTGSGGLTKFNRTRLGLPKTHWIDAACVGKVETLKILTTKILTVKSTGHSCRRFCRINKFGFPCTEPKKIFTHVSTGDFVKATLHKDRKNITSGKYVSRVKTPTKNGCEIVINGFRVEFSTMKNITKVHCSDGYSYV, from the coding sequence ATGTCTAATTTTGTTCTAGTTCTTGATACCAACAAAAAACCACTTACTCCAATTCATCCAGGAGATGCACGTTTTTTATTAAATCAACAAAAAGCTGCTGTATTTAGAAGATTTCCATTTACCATAATTTTGAAAGAACCTAAATCTGAAGTTCCAACTCAACCGATTGAATTAAAAATAGATCCAGGGAGTAAAACTACAGGTTTTGCGTTAGTTCAAAATAATAAAGTCATCTGGGGTATGGAATTACAACACAGAGGTTTAGCTATTAAAGAAAGCCTAGAAACTCGAAAAGGAGTAAGGCGAGGAAGACGTTCTAGACATACTCGTTATCGTCAAGCTAGATTTCTTAACCGCACTAAACCTCAAGGTTGGTTAGCACCTTCTTTAAGCCATAGAGTTTTAACTATTAACACTTGGGTTAAAAGATTATGTAATTTTGCCCCAATAACTGACATAGTTGAAGAGCTTGCTAGGTTTGACCTACAGCAGCTAGAAAACCCGGAGATATCAGGCTTTGAGTATCAACAGGGAGAGTTACAAGGGTATGAAGTCCGTGAATATCTTTTGAATAAATGGAATAGAAAATGTGCATACTGTACTGCGGAAAATGTCCCTTTACAAGTTGAGCATATTAAACCAAAAGCCAAAGGAGGAACTAATAGAATTTCTAATTTGTGTCTAGCTTGTGAGAAATGCAATATCAAAAAAGGTACTCAAGATATTGAGAAGTTTTTAGCAAAAAAGCCTGAGTTGTTGAAGCAAATTTTATCCCAAGCCAAGCGTCCACTAAAAGATGCGTCTGCTGTAAATTCAACGAGATGGGCTTTATTTAATAAGTTAAAAGAAACTGGATTACCTATAACAACAGGTTCAGGAGGTTTAACTAAGTTTAATAGAACTCGTTTAGGATTGCCTAAAACTCATTGGATTGATGCTGCTTGTGTAGGAAAAGTTGAAACTCTCAAAATACTGACAACAAAAATTTTAACAGTAAAAAGCACGGGGCATAGTTGCAGAAGATTCTGTAGGATCAATAAATTTGGTTTTCCTTGCACTGAGCCTAAAAAAATATTCACTCATGTTTCTACAGGAGATTTTGTTAAGGCTACTTTGCACAAAGATCGTAAAAACATAACTTCTGGAAAGTATGTAAGTCGTGTTAAAACTCCCACAAAAAACGGATGTGAGATTGTTATCAATGGTTTTAGAGTTGAATTTTCAACAATGAAAAATATTACTAAGGTTCATTGTAGTGACGGGTATAGCTACGTTTGA